The Ruania alba genome has a window encoding:
- a CDS encoding LacI family DNA-binding transcriptional regulator, with translation MAVNLRDVARHAGVSVPTASRVLSGSDYPVAEHLRVKVLAAADELDYVPNAQAQGLLSGNPGTVGVLVGTVDDPYFSEIVNGVQDVATERHLLVTICNTDRDVDRELDYFRLLQAHRTGIVVIAGSGLLDARYAEGMTARVRSFEGSGGRVVAIGHPLIDVDRVLVDNVGGARQLGRHLVDLGHRDIGVLVGVAEVSSTVERLDGLRAPVEGAGGRLHLRHGGPTRDEGYQGAGELLEAHPEITALVGTADQMAIGAVSWLRDHGRRVPEEVAVAGFNDIAVSRDFDLTSVRLPLRTMGAMALEVALSPAPDEPVVRELGAELVVRGTTVPRTATET, from the coding sequence ATGGCCGTGAACCTGCGTGATGTCGCGCGCCATGCCGGGGTCTCGGTCCCAACCGCTTCTCGGGTGCTCTCCGGCAGTGACTACCCCGTGGCCGAGCACTTGCGCGTCAAGGTGCTGGCAGCCGCGGACGAGCTGGACTACGTCCCGAACGCACAGGCGCAGGGGCTGCTCTCCGGCAACCCCGGAACGGTCGGCGTGCTCGTCGGCACCGTGGACGACCCGTACTTCTCCGAGATTGTGAACGGGGTTCAGGACGTCGCCACGGAACGACACCTACTCGTCACCATCTGCAACACCGATCGCGACGTGGACCGCGAGCTGGACTACTTCCGGCTGCTGCAGGCGCACCGCACCGGGATCGTGGTCATCGCCGGCTCGGGTCTGCTGGACGCGCGCTACGCGGAAGGGATGACGGCGCGCGTCCGCTCATTCGAAGGCAGTGGCGGGCGCGTGGTCGCGATCGGTCATCCGCTCATCGATGTCGACCGGGTGCTCGTCGACAACGTCGGTGGGGCGCGCCAACTAGGTCGGCACCTAGTCGACCTCGGCCACCGTGATATCGGTGTGCTGGTGGGTGTGGCGGAGGTGAGTTCCACCGTCGAGCGACTGGACGGGCTTCGCGCACCTGTCGAAGGCGCCGGTGGACGTCTACACCTGCGGCACGGGGGTCCGACGCGCGACGAGGGGTATCAGGGGGCTGGCGAGCTGCTTGAGGCCCACCCGGAGATCACTGCTCTGGTCGGCACGGCCGATCAGATGGCCATCGGAGCGGTGTCGTGGCTGCGCGATCATGGCCGGCGTGTTCCCGAGGAGGTCGCCGTGGCCGGATTCAACGACATCGCCGTCTCCCGTGACTTCGACCTCACCTCGGTCCGTCTCCCGCTGCGCACCATGGGGGCGATGGCGCTCGAGGTCGCCCTGTCCCCCGCGCCCGACGAGCCCGTGGTCCGCGAGCTGGGCGCCGAGCTGGTGGTGCGCGGGACGACGGTGCCACGAACGGCGACCGAGACCTAG
- a CDS encoding Nramp family divalent metal transporter, which yields MTSSAPTTSRGRFTARLGPAFITAALMFGPGSIATTSSLGAQFAYDLVWVPVVATVLMLCFVDLCVRIGLSTDVGPVETIRRRFGRVVAILVGLGAFAVTASFQGSNSVGTGAAMSVLFDGSTTLFAALFTLLAVGFLWLPAFYRRLERVMVVIILAMLTIFLVTLVVSQPDLGGVLRGLVPGIPSGASALVVGAVATTFSVVGALYQIQLVREKGWTVADYRTARRDAITGILILGGLSFAIMIAAAAVLHPQGVTVSSPADMASILEPAIGGWAAALFALGLWAAAFSSLIGNSTIGGSMLAGALGIEQGGLSSRAVKMCITVVIVLGGIVAVTFGGLPLPLIVTAQAVTIFVVPLIGFVLVRLSRAPERGELRLPIPQLVLAIAGVVFLVLLAVTYIRNLL from the coding sequence ATGACGAGCTCCGCACCGACGACGTCGCGTGGGCGCTTCACTGCCCGCCTTGGCCCGGCCTTCATCACCGCCGCCCTCATGTTCGGTCCGGGCAGCATCGCCACCACGAGCTCCCTCGGCGCGCAGTTCGCCTACGACCTCGTCTGGGTGCCGGTCGTGGCCACGGTCCTGATGCTGTGCTTCGTGGATCTCTGTGTCCGGATCGGGCTCAGTACCGACGTCGGGCCTGTGGAGACGATCCGGCGGCGCTTCGGGCGTGTCGTCGCGATCCTCGTGGGGCTCGGGGCGTTCGCCGTGACGGCCAGCTTTCAGGGCAGCAACTCCGTGGGCACCGGGGCCGCCATGTCGGTGCTCTTCGACGGCAGCACCACGCTGTTTGCGGCCCTGTTCACCCTGCTCGCGGTGGGCTTCCTGTGGCTCCCGGCCTTCTACCGCCGTCTCGAGCGCGTGATGGTGGTGATCATCCTCGCGATGCTGACGATCTTCCTGGTCACCCTGGTGGTCTCGCAGCCTGATCTCGGCGGGGTGCTGCGCGGCCTGGTCCCGGGGATCCCGAGCGGCGCCTCCGCCCTCGTGGTGGGTGCCGTCGCCACCACGTTCTCCGTGGTCGGGGCGCTGTACCAGATCCAGCTCGTCCGGGAGAAGGGGTGGACGGTCGCCGACTACCGCACCGCGCGACGGGACGCGATCACCGGCATCCTCATCCTGGGCGGGCTCTCCTTCGCCATCATGATCGCCGCCGCGGCGGTGCTGCACCCGCAGGGCGTCACGGTCTCGTCCCCGGCAGACATGGCCTCCATCCTCGAACCGGCCATCGGCGGCTGGGCCGCCGCGCTCTTCGCCCTCGGCCTGTGGGCAGCGGCGTTCTCCTCGCTGATCGGCAACTCCACCATCGGCGGCAGCATGCTCGCCGGCGCGCTCGGGATCGAGCAAGGTGGGCTGAGCTCACGCGCGGTCAAGATGTGCATCACCGTGGTGATCGTGCTCGGTGGGATCGTGGCAGTCACCTTCGGCGGGCTCCCGCTGCCGCTCATCGTGACCGCGCAAGCGGTGACCATCTTCGTGGTCCCGTTGATCGGGTTCGTCCTGGTCCGGCTCAGTCGCGCCCCCGAGCGCGGCGAGCTGCGGCTGCCGATCCCGCAACTCGTGCTCGCCATCGCCGGTGTCGTCTTCCTCGTCCTGCTCGCCGTCACCTACATCAGGAACCTGCTGTGA
- a CDS encoding NAD-dependent epimerase/dehydratase family protein yields the protein MTDTLPIDTPTDERTLEDLLSRPTEGVGAALTALGGDIVILGAGGKIGPSMAMMARRALDAAGSDAQVIAVSRFSDPAGADLLRDAGVVVHRADLAAPESYADLPDAAGVFFLAAMKFGTTNAEHQTWWSNAAIPVLTANRYRGVPTMVYSTGNVYHLTPLAGGGSIETDTPAPVGEYAQSALARERLFTNAAHTWDTPVTIYRLNYACELRYGVIADIAATMAGGDAVDVTMPAVNVAWQGDINAWALRSIGVAGVPPHILNATGPETVSVRRLAELLGEEMGIEPRFTGTESADALLSDAGPCHELFGYPSVPLRRLVRWVGRWVADGGRQLGKATKFTQREGKF from the coding sequence GTGACCGACACGCTGCCGATCGATACCCCTACCGACGAGCGCACCCTCGAGGACCTGCTCTCCCGGCCCACCGAGGGAGTCGGTGCCGCGCTCACCGCACTCGGCGGCGACATCGTCATCCTCGGAGCCGGGGGAAAGATCGGGCCGAGCATGGCAATGATGGCCCGCCGCGCTCTGGACGCCGCGGGGTCCGACGCCCAGGTGATCGCCGTCTCCCGATTCTCCGACCCGGCCGGCGCGGATCTGCTGCGGGATGCAGGGGTCGTGGTGCACCGCGCCGATCTCGCCGCCCCGGAGTCTTACGCCGACCTTCCCGACGCGGCCGGGGTGTTCTTCCTCGCCGCGATGAAGTTCGGGACCACGAACGCCGAGCACCAGACCTGGTGGTCCAACGCGGCTATCCCGGTGCTCACCGCGAACCGCTACCGCGGTGTGCCGACGATGGTCTACTCCACCGGAAACGTCTACCACCTCACCCCGCTCGCCGGCGGCGGCTCGATCGAGACCGATACCCCGGCCCCGGTGGGGGAGTACGCCCAGTCGGCCCTCGCCCGGGAACGACTCTTCACCAACGCCGCCCACACCTGGGACACCCCGGTGACCATCTACCGGCTCAACTACGCCTGTGAACTGCGCTACGGCGTGATCGCCGACATCGCCGCCACCATGGCGGGCGGCGATGCCGTGGACGTCACCATGCCCGCGGTGAACGTGGCCTGGCAGGGCGACATCAACGCCTGGGCGCTGCGCTCCATCGGAGTGGCGGGCGTGCCGCCGCACATCCTCAACGCAACCGGCCCGGAGACCGTCTCGGTGCGCCGCCTGGCCGAGCTGCTGGGCGAGGAGATGGGGATCGAGCCTCGCTTCACCGGCACCGAGTCCGCCGATGCACTGCTCAGCGACGCCGGCCCGTGTCATGAGCTGTTCGGTTACCCGTCGGTGCCACTGCGCCGGCTGGTCCGGTGGGTGGGCCGATGGGTCGCCGACGGCGGACGGCAGCTCGGCAAGGCCACCAAGTTCACTCAGCGGGAGGGAAAGTTCTGA
- a CDS encoding dihydrodipicolinate synthase family protein, whose amino-acid sequence MIDLTARLAAGVAIPAHPLALTTEGAIDERAQRALTRYYLDAGVDGLAVGVHTTQFELHEDRAALTDVWRLAAETAAAETAAAGMPGGGGAGVAQATAPVLVAGIVGDTPQAVAEAELAAELGYQAALLCPWGMADRSEDALLDRARAVGEVLPTIGFYLQESVGGQRLSRDYWRRLFDLESVVAVKTAPFDRYRTNDVAQVLLAHDRWDAVVLLTGNDDSIVHDLLTPTRGHGRELRVRGGLLGQWAVGARAAVDLITQVRAAVDAGTVPMDLLAQANALVQINAAVFDVEHDFAGCVAGVNEVLRQQGVLASARCLSDRERLSSGQADLIAQVRQDYPQLLDEEFVAARREEWLG is encoded by the coding sequence ATGATCGACCTGACCGCACGCCTGGCGGCCGGCGTTGCCATCCCGGCCCACCCGTTGGCGCTCACCACCGAGGGCGCGATCGACGAGCGCGCCCAACGCGCCCTCACCCGGTATTACCTCGACGCCGGCGTGGACGGCCTCGCCGTCGGCGTGCACACCACCCAGTTCGAGTTGCACGAGGACCGCGCGGCGCTCACGGATGTGTGGCGCCTCGCTGCCGAGACTGCCGCTGCCGAGACTGCCGCTGCCGGGATGCCCGGTGGCGGGGGTGCCGGAGTTGCGCAGGCCACCGCACCGGTGCTCGTGGCCGGGATCGTCGGGGACACCCCCCAGGCGGTCGCCGAGGCGGAGCTGGCCGCCGAGCTCGGCTATCAGGCGGCCCTGCTGTGCCCGTGGGGGATGGCCGATCGCAGCGAGGATGCCTTGCTCGACCGCGCCCGCGCGGTCGGTGAGGTGCTGCCCACCATCGGCTTCTACCTGCAGGAGAGCGTCGGCGGGCAACGCCTGAGCCGGGACTACTGGCGGCGTCTGTTCGACCTGGAGTCCGTGGTGGCCGTCAAGACGGCCCCGTTCGACCGGTATCGGACGAACGACGTGGCCCAGGTGCTGCTCGCGCACGACCGGTGGGACGCCGTCGTGCTCCTCACCGGCAACGACGACTCCATCGTGCACGACCTCCTCACTCCCACGCGCGGGCACGGTCGTGAGCTGCGGGTGCGCGGCGGGCTGCTCGGGCAGTGGGCCGTGGGCGCGCGGGCTGCGGTGGACCTGATCACCCAGGTGCGGGCGGCCGTGGACGCCGGGACGGTGCCGATGGACCTGCTCGCGCAGGCGAACGCGCTCGTGCAGATCAATGCCGCCGTGTTCGACGTCGAGCACGACTTCGCCGGCTGTGTGGCCGGGGTGAACGAGGTGCTCCGCCAGCAAGGAGTGCTCGCCTCGGCGCGCTGCCTGTCCGACCGGGAGCGACTCTCATCCGGTCAGGCTGACCTCATCGCGCAGGTGCGGCAGGACTACCCGCAGCTGCTCGACGAGGAGTTCGTGGCCGCCCGTCGCGAGGAGTGGCTGGGCTGA
- a CDS encoding YbaK/EbsC family protein, whose product MRYGTLDWVPALDRPDLLAAPVTEALASWAQAAPDAVRQVLVAEIDPDQADTADMTATYDLPLEASANCVLVAGKRTGEERIAAAVVRATTRADVNSAVKKLLDVRKASFLPMDRAVADSQMEYGGITPIGLPAGYRVLLDTRTSAGPAIIGSGIRGSKILLPGEVLAELPGAEIVAGLATEIAA is encoded by the coding sequence ATGCGGTACGGCACCCTCGACTGGGTCCCCGCCCTGGACCGTCCGGATCTGCTCGCCGCTCCGGTCACCGAAGCATTGGCGAGCTGGGCGCAGGCCGCACCGGACGCCGTCAGGCAGGTGCTCGTGGCCGAGATCGATCCGGACCAGGCCGACACGGCCGACATGACGGCCACCTATGACTTGCCACTGGAGGCCTCGGCGAACTGTGTGCTGGTGGCCGGCAAGCGCACCGGTGAGGAGCGGATCGCGGCCGCGGTGGTGCGGGCGACCACCCGTGCGGACGTGAACTCCGCCGTCAAGAAACTTCTCGATGTGCGTAAGGCCTCCTTCCTGCCGATGGATCGAGCGGTGGCCGACTCGCAGATGGAGTACGGCGGGATCACCCCGATCGGGCTGCCCGCCGGCTACCGGGTATTGCTGGACACACGCACCAGCGCCGGCCCGGCGATCATCGGCAGCGGTATCCGCGGTTCGAAAATCCTGCTGCCGGGTGAGGTGCTGGCCGAGCTTCCCGGTGCGGAGATCGTGGCCGGGCTGGCGACCGAGATCGCGGCGTAG